In Pristiophorus japonicus isolate sPriJap1 chromosome X, sPriJap1.hap1, whole genome shotgun sequence, the genomic stretch agccaatcgttccaattctttgtcaaatcacaaacgccagaggtcaccttgggcccattcaaggatcactctgcgccaatgctcttagagcTGTATTATCAACGTTTAACCAATCGAGAACATTTATAAATGTGTTGAACACGAGAATAAACCCACCATGTGACTACAAGAGCACACTACATTCtgtacctgcccccccccccccccccagaggcacGGAATCGTACTGGGGTATGGTTACCATGGACACAGGCAGTCCTCCAGTGACTCACCTAGATGGGCATTCTTTACATGAgaaccgggggagggggagaaagaggacaACACTCACAGCCGAGCCTCATCTAGTCCCCCTCTGACATTCAGACTCCAAAACTCCAAAATAATCACCAGTACAACGTTCAGAGGTTAATCATAGAACCAATTCCTTGTAACTCACTCGGAATTTCCGTGGTCTTACTCAGTGATGGATTAAAAATAAGAGCAATTACCCAACCACAGGATAAAGCCCTTTACAGATCCTTCTCAATCAACTGTAAATTAATAAAGTTAAAGCAATTAAGTTGCAATCAGGAATTCTCTGGTACGAATGTCATCGTGCATTGACAGCGTGGCATGTTCTGGCCGTTAGTATCTAATCGACAGCTGCGACTGCTTGGATAAAGCATGCAGGATTAATAGAACAGCTCTCCGATAGCTTAGTGGGTAAATGCACCATAATGCTGTGGGAATAAGCCACAGACCAGACTCAATTGCCAGTCTGTACCTAGCTGGCTAATCTCAACCAAGGTGGCtatagggggatggagagagaaaccATCAATGCAGTGCTCTCCTCTGCAAGGACATGTGGATAGTTAGGTGAGGGCGGGAATGAGTCCACTGCAAATGTACCACTCTCAAAAAACTTGGCGACACTGTCTTGGCATATACACGAATGATGATTTTGGTGCAGAACACGAGGCTGCCAATACCTGTGGAACTAGGTATTGGCAGTGCTTTAGGAGGAGAAAGCGGAAAATATTTCATGATTAGAAACCACACGAATTTCAATGCATCGGTTTATGTTGGCTTCGGATTTCCTCAAATGTACTTTTCTTTGTAATCGCTCTCAGATTATGTTATTGTCTAATCAAGGCTGGATTAGATGACCACTTACTTCGTTTTGCAATAATTTCCAGCGCTCGGCTGAATTTCGAGCTTTGACAAAATCTATTTGCAATCCCTCTCGAAACTGTGCACGGTTGTTAAAGAAGATACCTCCATCGTCTCATGCAAATATCTCAACAGATTTTAACCACAGAAGCAGAAGCTTCAAGAAAAGAAACAAATCTTACCACTAGACCAAGGAATCTGTTCCTTTGCGATAATGAGAATGGAGCAGTTGTGCAATGCTAATCTAAGAAGCTGCTGTGTAACATATACTGGGACAAATTGATCCAGTTATCTACAGCAGGAGTCTTTGTTGCACTTTTGCATCGAATGTGGTTACACTGCAAAATCTGGTGTACAAGTCGGACCATTGCCTGCTAAATACTTAGCGATTATAATAGAAACCATCAAACAAGGGTCCAAGTTATAGTAAGCGGAGTTAAAAAAAAgagttcattctcaggatgtgggcgtcgctggtaatgccaacatttattgcagatagcagtttgatacaactgagtggcagttgagagccaaccacgttgctgtgggtctggcgtcACATTTAACCAGAccggggtaagggcggcagatttccttccctaaaaggacattagtgaaccagatgggtttttaaacacTGTCCAGTAATACAACCACTAGACTactgagcacacacacacacaaaccaaaaGTTTCATGGGGATGGAAGAACACAGCCAGGAATATAATGCACCAGTTGATTTGAGACTGAACCAATAAAATAAAAATCATGAAACAAAATCTTTGTTTGGGAGCAGAGAATTTCTTCACGAAGGTTGGGATTAGCAAAAGCACCTCCCTCCTCCACTCCCACAACTATACCCCTCTTGGCTGGGGAGAATGtggtgcagtactgaaagagtgcaaTCTTATTTTGAAAGGAACAAGTTATGGCAAGAAAAAAGGGACTTCAAAAATACACACATGAATGGGTTTAAGATTTCTTCAACCTagtaacagggttagaatgtgattttttttgtgctcgAGGTGAAGAATGTTTGTGCTATGGAATGGGAGACTTAGCGGGAACAGTGGCAAAGTGGTtatcttactggactagtaatccagaggcctggactaataatcctgaaACACGAGTTTAAATCCTACcagtggcagctggggaattgaaattcaaaataaatcaggaataaaaagctagcatcggtAACAGTGACAATGAAACTAatagattgtggtaaaaacccatttggttcactgatgtcctttaaggaatgaaacctgctgcccttacctggtctggcctatatgtgactccagacccacagaaatgtggttgactcttaaccgccctctgaaatggcccagcgagacacttagTCCGCTACAaagacagactgcagcggttcaagatggtggctcatcatcaccttcgagggcaattaaggatgggcaataaatgctgatcgtGCCGACGCCCACATACAATGAATAAAAAAACTTCCTCACCTCTTTGCAACAGCAAGCACGCCTTGCATACAGAGCAAATCGAATTCGAAACACATTTTCATCCCCAACTATAGATGGGCGCCCCATATTGTTACAGTGGGGTGTTAATTCTGGCAATTTTCCTTTTACTTGTGGGCTCAGACCCACCAAGAACTGGActataaagaaacatagaaaataggagcagtagtaggccattcggcccttcgagtctgcactgccattcaatatggtcatggctgatcctccatctcaacaccatattcccactttctctccataccccttgatgccttttgtttctagaaatctatctatctccctcttaaatatattcagtgacttggcctccacagccttctgtggcagagaattccacaggttcaccatcctctgagtgaaaacatttctcctcatctcggtcctaaatttcctcccccgtatcctgagactgtgaccccttgttctagacttcccagccaggggaaacatcctccccgcatccagtctgtccaaccccatcagaattttatacgtttcaatgagatcccctctcattcttcgaaactttaGTGAATACTAAAGCTGCCTGAACTCATCCTTCACAAAACATTTCCACCATGCATTAAAAAAAAGACATGGCAGAACTGGCTAGAAGATTCCTGAGATTCTAGCCACATTAATACTCAGAACAAAACTGCTCAATTAACGCCGAAGCCTTATAAATGCACCGGTGGGGATCACAAGTCATGGCCACTGGAACTCTGGTCTCCAGACTCATTTAATTCAAGATATTTACCAGACAGAAAAGGCAATCACTTTTCCCATCTGAACTGGATTGAAGAACAGGCCCAGGGATAGGACAGCAATGTTCAGAGACACGGCACCAAGCAATCTTCCGCAGCAATTAAACTCCCCAACATCAATGGAAAAAGAAAaaggaataaaaaaaaaaaaagttaagcATAGATTGATCAAATATTGTTAATTCCAATGAAAGGATATCAGGGGTCAAAGCTAGGACTTTCTGCCAGTTTTCTTTACTGCTAAAGATGTCTTGTTTATTCACGGCATAGTCTTCAAAATAATTGTCGATCACATTGATAGCTTGCCTACAAGTGGATCAAAAGCAATGGTTAGCAATAGGGCTGACGTGGCGAACCATCACCAACTAATCGTTCCCACTCCAGATCACTCCTGCGTCACACAAGCACAAAATGACTTTGATCTGGGCTTTTAAAAATTCAGCACGTAGCGAAACAATCATAATCAACTGATTTACAATTTCCACAAAAATGCCAACATAATCAGCATGAACCCAGTAATACAACCAATACACACTTAACATAAGTCATAAAAATGCAATTTCATTTATTCAATCACCATAAACTCAATGGCCTCAACATAATGCACATTAAAGAGCATACCCTCAGATTGAGCAATGCCACAGATCTGCTCGTACTGTATAATATAAGCTTTACGTATACTCACACTTCGGTTCATCACACGTTGTAATCACACTATCACTGCACAGAACAATATGCCGGAGCCACAATATCTAGGGCCCAATTTTCCCTggtgatttgcaccattttttttggcgtgcgctgtttttttgggtgtaagttttaaattaaagtttccccaagtaatctgtgccagcgtaactgagttagttacgattttttttagtttcattttttttctgtCATACCCGATGTCTGcatcagtttttgtcaattatggaagtttgtccCCCCAAAAGATTCTCCTAGATCGGCGTATGTgatcactcccgaaaaaccttcggcTGAGTTATGAAAAAGCAGCGTATATtgcaaaatcggcgcagaaagacgccattgtttttcagcgacgttttggagggagtcaagaagacttaaatatacaTAATAAAGATTAATTTGTTTTACTTTGTAACGCAGGAAAtggaaatttgatggaattctgtaacttttcatctttcaactgacacgccaccaccaaacgtctgcaAGGTCGGAGcgccggccggcagaatcggtcctgcGCCCGGACATAGGGgttcggctgcaaaagaagcccgggggggcaggggtggggggctgtggaaggcaatcagaaggcatcacaagactgcactacgcttcaaatgtagcccgggggtgTTGCTGATCATTGCGCCTGCGCAGACCTGGGTgaggtccatacagacctgtggggaaagaaaagaaccttgtcctgcctgcctgccattttgagcttcttgcaaagataaaatgtaagcatgggggcaatactgacaatgccataccttgtgcaagctctTTGCATCATCGTGCTGCGGGGacgacaattgattcgacatcatcccatcaagaacctcagagcccgtaggctgatgggcaggaggccttagccacttcgggtatattgagacaggcgttcgtacctgcagccGAGTGAtgcactgtgtcagaaggctgcgtttccacaaagaagttgtaacagatctgtgagttggtgaaagcagacctgcaacctagaagcatcaggaccgCTTTGTCAGTTgacgtgaaggttactgctgcactttcattctatgcatccggatccttccaagctacaactggggatgtgtatgccatttctcaacatgcaacacatgtttgcattcggcaggtgattgctgcactatatgcccagaggaatgactatataaaattccccatgaccgcccaggcaacgtgtgacagggctgtgggcttctccaggattgttggcttcccaaaggtacagggctgcattgattgtacccacatcatcttACAAGCACcttgaggattcagagatgtacaggtacAAAAAAGGCATTCacttcattaatgtgcagctcgtgtatgaTATGCAAAATATCCTGGGAGTACCCCTGAcgtgttcatcctacacgagagctttatatctgccatgtttcagcagcagccagaagggcagagctggctactgggagacaaagggtacggcctcgccacctggctcatgacacccctacgcccaAGCCGgagggaagctgaccgggaatacatgtcgcatattgcgacatgcagcatcatagagaggaccattggcatcttgaaacagcgtttccgatgcctggaccattccggaggctacttgttatactcccctgagattggtcagtcaattcactgttgtgtgctgcataacttagccatcatgagccaGCAGCAGATGGTAGGAGAAGACGCACCTGAggggagagtggctgatgataatgatgaggaagaggaagatgcagatgactaggacgaggaagccatgcaactacctaaacctggagcacgacagcggaggagggcgggctgtcgtgccccttcAACGATTGCTTGAGcactttgctgtctgaaggctcagtggcaactatgccacatggaccatgtttactgtttggacctgttccgtaatgttgtgttgtgttaatggaacaaatgatggaaatgattcttgtttacttcaaaagttgcattaataatggaaatgattcagttataatttaaaatatattttattcaaaagtttaacatttgtttgtacttaacttacatattcttgtatcacactttaaagttttcagttaagatcacttaaaaactttatgatcacttaccaacttttaaacttgcaaatttacataacttgGAGGGGGAGCAACGTGGAGGGCCCGGCCTCGGGGTTCTTCTGAGGCTAGTCTGGGAATTGGCAGTTGATTGTgttaatgggtgcggggtctggacgtgttcccttattgcaacagctaactccaaaattcgcTCCCTTGTGTGCCCtggcagtgtctcaactacctccaacatttccttcctcatgttcactgagtgtttgaactacctgcgacattcctgcCCTCACgtgcaccgacatggtttcagctgacagatattccctccctcgtgtttccggacagtgtttccatttctcgagagtgttgttacttctcccgacagtcctgataccttgatacctcatcacccaccccactgatggtgtccaggagtgatcgagtacggtcaatgctctccgcactcattgccatcacgtGAACCACatgtgttagatcctgcacctcaggagagtgtggtcaagctttccttcccctcctcaccttgggtgtgcctcgctgcaccccaccactgggacccgcagcctcggacggtgggaaaccatggaatgtctcaccaacactcaaaccactagcacCTCaacgggcagcacctgcacctcctccaaagtgagtacaacagtgggggcttcatccatcccctccggcccccccccctcctatgctcttggtctggaaggtgggattggaagatgttctcctcttcaggctcgtcctcgtctgaatcttcttctacatcgtcagggttggcctcaagttctgcaaaatataacacaacagacaaatggttagcagcagaggagggggcagggtgggtgcatgagtaggctctcacagcgcaggcaacaggctgatttgaaggaacatgatgaatgatagcacattacatcaaccgaagcgtagctgacggagatatctccatgaactgaagcatggctagcccgtgcagtactgaacatttagcaaagccagactgtggaatttgcaagtctcaccctcttcctcgagtgtgggcccagcttgtgcagtggtggttgcttttctccagacaggacccatcaaagcagggaccctctcttccaagggtgtcaatgggagcagatttgccgggtctcctcctgtttgcGTTCTTTCCCTTTTCTTATgtgctaccttcctctgcaaaaatgaaaatataaccttttagagagggtgtctttctgctgggtgggacacatgcagatggtcacatttccaattccattgaataaatgaaaatattacttacactaacgacttgaccaaggtcctgccacttctttttacactggcctccagatctcggggtggtcacgattgcgcagtaatcttcggcAACttggtttcttcatttctttgggtggaacttttatgcgacttctgctggtatccagcttctgccatctggcctcaatcacagtaactagtgcctccacttcttcctataATAAATTCTTGGTCCTgacaccacgttgcatcttgtattgctgcagctgcgatttttccaatgataattacaaTTCTCACACAGCATTCAACgcgctcacacacacaactggctctttaaaaatgaccaattgcagaccggaagctgtactgcgcatgctcgCCCATAGGAATCCCATCAAAAATTTCCTTTTTTTCCTCCGTgcagaaggggcagcatcgttttttcggcagtcaataggctccaccccccgaagcgactggacaggctgcacagctgcaaatttgaaaaatacagcggggaaacttggcatttatttttggagtatttctggcctagaaaaacaggtgtaactctggcaatacgccagaaaacggcttTGGACAAAATTGAGCCCCTAGTGTTGTAGTTGACTTTCCCACAAAAGTAGGCTTCTGATCCCCAGCCTTGAATAATTAACCGTTGAACTCACTCAATGTTTATCCATCAATTATACTTTTTAACCTTAAATGAAACATACTTTAGGATATTGTTTTAAATGGTACAATGTACCTGTCCATAGACAATAGCACATCTCGTGATTGGTCAGTGATCCAACTACAGCTGGATACATTCAAATGTCttcataaagacttgcatttctatagcacctttcacaacctcaacatgcccaaagcgcttcacagccaatgaagtacttttgaagtgtcgtcactgctgcAATGCTGGGAAATGTACCAACCaacttttgcacagcaagctcccacaaatggcaatgaaataaatgaccagataatctgctttagtaatgttagttgagggataacccttgctctttttcaaatagtgttacgggatcttttacatccacccgagaggacaggtTCTCATCTCAAcaatagcacctccaacagtgcagccttaagtttgtgctcaaacctctggagtgagacttgagcttctggctcagaggtgagagtgctagcaatgagccaaagctgacacttaATCCACAAAACGTGATTTAGTGCCTTATAGCCACACTTGGGTATCTGATATTCTCCACGTAGTCATAGAAGGAACTATTTTCTTACGCTACTGCACTCACTGAATCGAAGGATGAATGGGATGAGACAGATGCACTTTCTTGATTGTATCTGTTCCACCCTGTAAAAGAGACGGCCACATTTAACATTACAAACTGATGGAGAAAGCATAGCATGTGACCATTCTCCCAACAGGGAAATTAACCTCACAGCTTACAAGGCTTACCTTAACCACACTCAGGTACTCTGCAACAGCAGACCGAGCTGCCGGAGAAAGATTCCGTGCAGTTTCATCACAGACCCAGCAATGGACCCCTCTTCGGCCAGAATATACCCAGAGTCGATGCTGAAACCCAAAGTCCTCTGTGATGTGAACACAGGAAACCTACATTATATCAAGTTGCCCATGGCACCTGCGATATTGAATTTCAAAAAACATGCACCACTGGATTCCTATTACTACAATAATGCTAGTGTAGTTTAAAAAGGGTTACATTTTACTCTTTCTCCCCCAATTTTCCTTCAAGAACAGGATAGCATATTGGAGCTGCAATCTATTGTGCCACAAAATGATTGGACACGGATCTGAGCCACATGTTAAGTTGCAGATTACGTAGAATGTACAGGCCCACCTGCTCCATGTCGGTCTTTATGATCTCAGTACATGGGGAGGCAGCGAGTCGAGACAAATTGCTTCCACATATGGAAGAGATGAGCCGCCCCAGCAAAGCAATGAATAGCAGACGACACAGGGAGCCCAAGCTTAGTGATAGACCACCATGTTCCAGTGTCTCATCTTTAAGAAATGCTGATAAGTGGCAGCACATTCAAGAGGTCAACCACTTTCTGATAGCTTATTAAAGAGCGAATGTGTTTTGAAAAATAGAGCAGTTTCTATTTTCACCAGTACGTGAAACCAACATCCATTTTATGGCTTAGAAACAAAGCAAGTATCTCCACGAGGTTAAGGTATCGTCTGGCATAGTGTCGTGTTGACTCAGACAGACCAAATTACCCCAGGTTCAGCTCGGCTGGGGCAGCAGTAAGCACGTCACAATTCACCCAAACGCTCCAGGTGGTGAGGGAAGAGAATAAGAAAACCAAAACAGGCAGAGCTCGTGTTCCTGAACATTACCCGAGACCCCAACTGGAACGTGTGATGCTCGCCACTGCCCATTAGCTCGCTGACACTCGCTCAAGAACAAAGCCACTTGGGTCAAGTATCAAAAGGCTAGAGGCTGCTTGGAACTGTAGCCCAGAAAGAACCAGTGCCTTCAGGAGAACACAAAAACTAAAAATTTAAACAGAATTAcaggagagagaacaactcaatttTACCTCCCAATGCTCTGTCCAGAATCTTGATAGCAATGGTCATTAGTGTCCAACACCTGTGGCAAATGTCTGCAGAGCTGAAGAATACAAAATAACTGGACTGAAACGTGTCCGTATAATTCCATGACATTCGATGTCAATATGAACAGAATAGGCTATGATTGTTATCTACAGCAGAAATTAGGAACGTTGAAACATGACAATCCCTTCTCTTCAGACATCAACCCGcaaaattattttcttttaaattaTAAACAACAAAATTCTTCCATTACCCACAAACAAGTTAACCTATGGTGAATCTAATCTGATCCAAAATCTCCAATTGGCTTTGGGTTCCATTTTACTAAATATAATAACTACCTGGGCAGTTTTCAAACCGTTCCAGATTACTGAGAGACACAGGCCGTGTCCACATCTTCCAAACTATTGTCTATTTCTCATTGTACTTGATCTTTCTCCAATTTCTGCTGGATTTGTGGAGTAAACGGAAATGCAATCACAGCCCTTTCGTCCACAGCTCGCCTCAAAGTTCCTTGGTGAACGTAACTGCCGAGCACGAAAGAGGCACATGTAATGCTTTCACTTTACCCTGGTTCACTATGTTACACTTTCCAAACACCAAGGTACTTCAGCATCCTTGGTCTACGATTCTACTGTTGGGATAAGGGAGCTGCTTTTAGCAGTGCTCATGCAGGCAGTGTCTGGACAGTGCTCTCCCACAACCCAAACTACAGAAGTGCCAATTTTAAAAGCAAGttattccagttctgatgaaaggtcattgacctgaaacgttaacttggttTCTCTTTCCTCAGATGCTGCTTGACCAGTTGAGCATTTCCTGTTTTAATTGTAAAGGCACCGTGGGTTTAGCACTGTAAAACGCTGGGACTGTGCAAAGGATGCTAAGCATCAACATACCTGCAACAGGTTCGGACGTCATCATAGTCAGTCATATCAATATCAAAGACCAGCTCTTTTGCTTTGGCCTGGAACGTTCCTGACTTCACAGAGTTATGTTGGCTAGGCTACAAAAAAACCACACTGAACAGTTAGGAATTGCTGGCAAAAACTTCCACCCCACCTCACTAATTTTCTCCTCTTCAGTGaaggcttcttcaacaacaccttcctaacctgcgacctccaccacctagaaggacaaggacagcaggcgcatgggaacaccaccacctccaagtcacacaccattctgacttggaaatatatcggccgttccttcatcgtcgctgggttaaaatcctggaactctctccttaacagcactgtgggagcaccttcaccatacggactgtagcggttcaaggccaccaccttctcaagggcaataaatgatggccttgccagcgacgcccacatcccaggaacaaaaaaaaAGCGCCTGAGTGAGCTATGATGCCAGGTGCCCTCTGGTACTTTGGCCAACTGGCTGTTATGTTAATAGCCGAGCATTCACAGGCTGTCTTAATGTGCAGCAGCGGAGCCGAGCTTGATATCCGACGTCCACACAAAAACACAATTTCGAACAGTGgttgctggatagcaatcaggatttCCCTAGACAATTTCCCCTACCTTTATTTGCCCAGGGGTGCCAAAGTTAACTGCAGTTCGTATCCCAGCTGCTAACCTGGCTGCGATCAGCTAAATTACTCAATAGTATTCCAGTCAATTCATCTATCACAtattatcaacataacaaaaacagattatctggtcattacaggATGGACCTCCGTTATCCGGCACCAcctctcgtccggcatgattccggcGGCCGACACCACCCTGACTTTGGGCCCAGGCTGACACCTGGCCGGCCAACAATTCGGGCCCGCCTGGGGCACCGCCCTctgccgagggtgccggataagggaggttcaacctgtaccactttgctgtgtgtgggagcttgctgtgcgcaaattggctgccgtgtttcccacatcacaacagtgactacactccaaaggtacttaattggctgtaaagcgttttgagacattcggtggctgtgaaaggcgctatataaatgcaagtctttctttttaaacatGGGGTGCATGATTCATTGAAAACTCAGTATAAGCACGTGCATTACTGGTTACTCCTGCAGGTGGTGCTGTGACAGATATTTTGCAATGTTAAAGGCATCATTCagagagacagtgtctgagatTGGTGACATCTGAAGTACTGTTCCTCAAAGTTA encodes the following:
- the prim1 gene encoding DNA primase small subunit isoform X2 — its product is MQKMVPYKIDIGAVYSCKPSQHNSVKSGTFQAKAKELVFDIDMTDYDDVRTCCSSADICHRCWTLMTIAIKILDRALGEDFGFQHRLWVYSGRRGVHCWVCDETARNLSPAARSAVAEYLSVVKGGTDTIKKVHLSHPIHPSIQQAINVIDNYFEDYAVNKQDIFSSKENWQKVLALTPEFREGLQIDFVKARNSAERWKLLQNELTKHVNTYHLEEIKLQYCYPRLDVNVSKGLNHLLKSPFSVHPKTGRISVPMDVQNLDKFDPFSVPTISSLCKELDKKTEDEQQNTSAENGEEPEVKRRTRDYKKTNLLGPIKIFEQFIDKMEQSRTGQLLKQSDMEGAF